Within the Gloeobacter kilaueensis JS1 genome, the region ACCCCGCAAATCCGCCGCCGACGATTACGATGCGCGCCATGACTGCCTTCGACACAAGACAGCTCCAGCATAACTGCCGGTTGCGGGGCGGGCCTCTATCTCAGCCTTGCGACGCGCAGCCCGGCAGGATCGATCTGCAGCTGCTCGATGTTCTGGCCCCGCAGGTCGGCCCCTTCGAGGCCCGCCCCGCGCAGGTCGGCTCCTGCAAGATCTGCCGCCTGCAGGTTGGCCGCCTGCAGTTGGGCTCCTCCCAGGTTGGCATCCTCCAGATCCGCGCTCGCCAGATTGGCCCCGGTCAAATTTGCGCCGCGCAGGTCGGCGTCCTCAAGAGATGCAGCGCGCAGGTCGGCCCCGGCCAGATTCGCTCCCTGAAAGTTGGCTCCCCTTAGAAGGGTGCTGGTTAACTTTGCGCCCTCGAGGTTGGCCCCCCGCAGGTCGGCTCCTGCAAGATCGATGCCGCGCAGATCCTGGTAGGCCAGTTGCGCCCCGCGATAATTTTTGACCCCTCCACCAGCCGGTGCGGTGGACATGTTTTGCAAAAACATTCTGGTAAGCGGTACCCAGACCTGCCACACCAGAACGACCCCGACCAGGGATCCGACGATCCAGTACCTGCGCATTCTGCCCCTCTCCTCACTGAGGATCCGCTCCAGTGTTGGGTAGGCCCGATCGAGCGGGCTTTAAGCACCCATGAGCGGATCCTGTTGCGCCGAGTATAGATGTGGACCTCTTTCTGGCGGTGCTATTTCACTTGCAGAGGGGGGAAATCAGATTTCGCGCCGCCCTTCGAGGGCGCGGGCTAAAGTCATCTCGTCGGCATACTCGAGATCGCCACCCACCGGCAGGCCAAAGGCGATGCGCGTCACCCGCGCCCCCAGCACCTTCAGATTTTTGCCCAAAAAAAGCGTGGTCATCTCGCCCTCGACACTCGGATTGATTGCAAGAATGACTTCTTTTATTTCTTCGGTGCCGACGCGGTTGAACAATTCTTTGATGCGCAACTGCTCTGGCCCGATGCCTTCCATCGGGTTGATCAGGCCGCCCAGCACATGGTAGAGGCCCTTGTACTCGCGGGTGCGCTCGATTGCCACCAGATCGCGCGGTTCGGCGACGACACAGATCTGCTCGAACTGGCGGCCCGTCTGGCTGCAGAGACTGCAGGGATCTTCGGCGGAGAGGTTGAAGCAGCGGCTGCAGACACCGATCTGCTCGGTCGCCTCGACAATTGCCTGCGCCAGTTGTCGCGCCTCGGGACGGGGGCGCTTGAGCAGATGAAAAGCGAGCCGCTGGGCGGTCTTGGGGCCGATGCCCGGCAGATGCTGCAACTCTTCGATCAATCTGGCCAGAGGCCGGGTGTACATAAGTATCTGGAGGATAAAGCTAGAAGCCGAGGCCAGGAATGCTCATGCCGCCGGTCAGGTCTTTGACTTTTTCTTGCATCAGCTCGGTGGACTTGTTGTAGGCGTCCTTGTAGGCGGTCAGGAGCAGATCTTCGACGACTTCTTTGCTTTCGGACAGAAGTTGGGGATCGATCGTGACGGCGGTCGGTGCCTGGTTGCCGCTCAGGACTACCTTGACGAGGCCACCACCGGCTACACCCTCGACGCTCAGGGCTGCCAGTTCGTCCTGGAGTTTGGCGCTATTTTCTTGAATCTGCTTGACGCGCTTGAGCGCCTCCTGAAACTGGCCCATCGGTCCAAAGCCCTTGCTCATCGTGCTCTCCTGATCGCTGATCCATTGTAATCAGCCCTTATGAACCTTTGTGGGCAGATGTACCGCCAAAGTCTACAGATCTTGAATTTCGGTAGCGTTTGGTTGCAAATGTAGCGCCTGTACTATTTGGCAAATACCTGGGTGCTGTATGGTTTCGTCCGTTTACAGGGGGTTGAGATGGTCAAGATTGTTATAAACCGGGCGCTGAGCTGGCTCTGGTTGCCGTTGATGCTGGTATGGGTGCAGGCAGCAGCAGCGGGGGTGATCGTCGCTGCTGGCGGCGGTGCGGAGGGCGACGTTGGCGACACCGGTTCCTGGTCTTACCGCCTCTATCGCAAGCTGGTGCAAAACGGCGATGTCACAGGCGATGGCCGCATCAAGGTCGTGATCCTCTCGACGGCGGACGAGGATAGCTTTTTGCCCGATTACTTCGTCTGGCTTGGGGCAAGCTCAGCTACCAATGTCAAAGTCGCCTCGCTCGCCGACGCCAACAACGCTGCCATCGTTGCTCCGCTCCAGGACGCAGATGTAGTCTTCATCAAAGGCGGCGATCAGGGCGTCTACTACGACGCCTGGAACGGTACGCTGCTCGAATCTTCGATCCGCACGGTTGTGGTTACGAGAGGCGGGGCGATCGGTGGCACCAGCGCCGGGGCGATGAGCCTGCCCCAGTACAGTTTCGCCGGTGGCCAGGATCTGATCTCGCTCGATGTGCTCACCGACGCGAAGACGCCCTACCTCAACGACGCCTCCGACGGCGGCAGCGGCATTCACACCGACTTTTTGGGCTTTGTTGCCAACGCGCTCATCGACACCCACTTCACCAAACGGGGCCGTCTGGGCCGCCTATTGGGCCTGCTCGGCAAAGCCGTCCAGGACAACAACGCCACCGGTATTCTCGCCATCGGCATCGAGGAGCAGACGGGCATCGCCGTTACGGGCACAAGCGCTGAAGTCGTAGGCACGGGCTCGGTCGATTTTATCCAGCAAACCGGAAGCACCGTCCTGCGCCGCGACAGCGGCAGGCCGCTCTACTACACCCACCTGCGCTTAGACCGGCTCACCGAGGGCTGGCAGTTCGATCTGTCTTCTAAGTTGCCCAACCTCTCCACCCGACCGGCGACGGCGGTGGCGGTGAGCTATCCAGGCGACGGCTCCGCCAATTCTGGCGCACTTACGATCCAGGGCGACTATCCGAGCGACGCCCAACAGTTTGCCCACACCGTCCTCTACGCCCCGGACGCCTACAGCGCGCCCACCGGCAGCGCTTCTCCCTACATCAAATCGAGTCTTGGCCTGATCGACGCCCAGAACACCGACAGTCGCGGCGCAATTCAGCAGTCGATTTTTCGGGCGCTCTACGACTACCCTTCCTACACTGGTTTTCTGGTCGCCTTCAGCGGTCAACTGGAGCGCACCTCCACTTCTCCTGACAATTTGCAGTTCAAGCGCAACACCGCCCAGAGCGGCAGTGAAGCTGCCACGATCGTGCTGGACGGCAAAGCCCTCACCTACAAGGATCTTTCCCCCTACGTCAGCCTCGAAGATAGCGGCAGCGGCACCCTCAAGGCAGCAGCCTTTGTCAACCTTGCCGTCGATGTGCTGGCAGAAAGCAACGCCACAAGCCGGGGTGCCACCTACAACACCCGCACCCACTCCGTGGTCGGCGGACCTTAAATTCGAAAAACCCTCATCCCTTTAAAAAGTTGGGGAAGTTACAGTTGCCCGTACCCCTATTGGGCCGAAACAGCGCGACGCAGAAAAGGCGGTGCTGCCTGGGGGTATCAAAACCAGCTACCAGTGCGTCCCAGTACAATAGAAGCTGGACTGGCAAAGCTTTCGACGGTCCTTTACTACCTCTTAGGAATCACGGATTTATGAGCGATCTGCCGGTGGCCTCGGGCACAGCCGAGGCGGTCAAGTACGGTGAACGGGCGATCGAGGAGGGCAGGCTCATCACCTTCCCCAACCCCCGCCCAGGCCGCGCCTACGACATTCATATCACCCTGCCGGAATTTACCTGCAAGTGCCCGTTCTCGGGCTATCCCGACTTTGCGACGATCTACCTCACCTACGTTCCCAACGAAAAGGTGGTCGAGCTGAAATCCCTCAAGCTCTACATCAACAACTTCCGCGACCGCTATATCTCCCACGAGGAGGCCGTCCACGTCATCCTCGACGACTTTGTGGAGGCAAGCAGCCCCCTGCGCGCCGCGATCAAGGGCGACTTTAATCCGCGCGGCAACGTTCATATGGTAGTCGAGGCCCGCTACGAGCGTCCGGTCTAGCCTATGCCCCCCCTCGTCGCCGACACCGAACGCTTAAAAGAACGCCTGGCGGAGTTGCCCGCCTCGCCCGGCGTCTACTTGATGCGCGACGAAGCGGGCGAGGTGCTCTACGTGGGCAAGGCTAAAAACCTCAAAAATCGGGTGCGCTCTTACTTTCAGCCTGGACACGAGCACTCGCCGCGCATTGCGATCATGGTGGGCAAGGTCTTCGACTACGAGCTGATTCTCACCGATACCGAAGCCGAAGCGCTCGTCCTCGAAGACAACTTGATCAAGTCCTACAGGCCGCGCTACAACGTTCTGCTCAAGGACGACAAGCAGTATCCCTACCTGTGCATCACCTGGTCGGAGGAGTATCCGCGCCTGTTTGTCACCCGCCGTCGCGGCTCCGGTAACCCGGAAGACCGCTACTTTGGCCCCTACACCGACGCCGGTGCCCTGCACACTACCCTCAGTCTGCTCAAAAAACTCTTTCCGCTCCGCCAGCGCAACAGCCCCGTCTTTAAGGACCGGCCCTGCATCAACCACGAGATGGGCCGTTGTCCAGGCATCTGCCAGCGGCTCATCTCCGCCGCCGAGTACCGCGCCACGATCCGCCAGATCCAGATGATCCTGCAGGGGCGAACATCGGAACTCATCGCCCAACTCGAAGAACAGATGCAGGCGGCAGCAGTGGCGCTCAACTTCGAGCACGCCGCCCGCCTGCGCGACCGCATCCACGGGCTCGAACAACTCGGTGCCCACCAAAAAATTACCGTCCCCGACAGCTCCGTCTCCCGCGACGCGATTGCCCTGGCCTCCGACGAATCCCTCGTCTCGATTCAGCTATTTCAGGTGCGCTCGGGCAAGCTGATCGGTCGGCTGGGCTTTACTGCAGCCACCGGCGAGGAACCGGGCCGGATCCTCCAGCGCGTCCTCGAAGAGCACTACCGCACCTCGACCGCCGAAGAGATTCCCCTCGAAATCCTCACCCAACATCCGCTGCCGGAACCTGAGATCTTGAGCGCCTGGCTCACCCCAAAAAAAGGCCGCAAAGTCGAGATTGCTGCTCCCCAGCGCCAGATCAAAGCAGAACTCGTCGAGATGGTCGCCAAGAATGCCGAGGCGGAACTGCAGCGGCTGGTGCGCTTCTCCCGCCGCCAGGAAAAAGGACTTCTGGCCCTAGCGGAGGCGCTGGAGCTGCCGAGCGTGCCCCGACGGATGGAATGCTACGACATCTCCCACATCCAGGGCACCGACACGGTGGCCTCGCGGGTGGTCTTTATCGACGGTGTGGCTGCCAAGCAGCACTACCGCCACTACAAGATCCGCGACCCGCGCATCCAGGCGGGCCGTCCCGACGACTTTGCTTCGATGGCCGAGGTGATCGCCCGCCGGTTTGCCCGCGCCGAGAGTGAACCTGAAACAGACCTGCCGGACCTGGTCGTGATCGACGGCGGCAAAGGCCAGCTCTCCGCTGCCCGCGCCGTCATGGAAGAACAGTCCTACAGCGACATCCCAACTATCGGCCTTGCCAAGCGCCTCGAAGAAATCTTTTTGCCGGGCCGCTCAGAGCCCATCTTGCTCGACGAGGGCAACCCGGCTCTGCACCTGCTGCAGCGCATCCGCGACGAGGCCCACCGCTTTGCCATCACCTTCCACCGCGACCAGCGCGGCAAGCGGATGACCCACTCCAGCCTCGACGACATTCCCGGCGTCGGCCCCGCCAAGCGCAAGATCTTGCTCGACACCTTCCGCTCGGTGCCGGTACTGGAGCAGGCAAGCTTCGAGCAGATTGCGAAAACCCCCGGTATCGGACCGCGCCTCGCCCGGCAGGTCTACGACTACTTCCACGGCGAAACCGACGAGCCGGAGGCAATACTGGAGAGTCAGAACCGATGAGGCCCCTTTCTGCCCATCGGCTTTCTGAATGCTCCCTCTGTGTCAACAAGTACACTGAAGGTACAGCAGTATTTAGAGTGCAGAAATGTCACTTAGGGGAAAGAAGGTACGCGATCCATCCGAAAGCGCAACGACGGAATGCGAGGAGATTGACGGACAAAAAAACAGTGCCTTGCACCTCCGACGTCTCCCCAGGCGCGGCTTAGAACTGGCTGCTGTGGTACTCAAGTATCGCGACGGTAACTGGTCATCTTCGTCCGCTGTACCGTCTGGATTGCCGCTTGGCCCTGTAAAAAAACTTAGCGAACAAGAGCTTCAAAAACTGGCAAAGAGCAAAATGCCTGCTGCTCAGCAAAGGTGGTTACATATTCTGTTGACGAAACAGGCAGAAGAAACACTTACCCAAAGCGAGAAGCAGGTACTACAGAAGTTGCACAGACTCTACACCCAGGGAACGATCCGCAAGTCCGAAGCCCTGGCAGAACTGAAAAGGCGCGAACTTCAGCAGCCGAACTGAGTGTGGGTAGGGCTAAGATTTCTTCATCTGTAGAGGCCCAAGTGCGAGCGCGGGACAAAAACCGCTGCGCTTACTGTAAAGCTGAAGAGCGATACGTTTATGCAACAATGCACATAGAGCATATCGTGCCTGTCAGTAAGGGAGGGCCGGATGATCTGGGCAACCTCTGCTTATCCTGCAGCTGGTGCAACCTCTCAAAAGCAGCAAAAATAGATGAAAAAGATCCACAGACCGAAAACACAGAGCGCTTATTTCACCCGGTCGAGCAGGTCTGGTCAGAGCATTTCGAGTGGAAGTTAGAGGACAAAGCGACGATCGTGGGAAGAACACCGACGGGCCGGGCTACTGTCGCAGCCTTAAAGATGAATCGTACCGAAGCTCTAACTGTACGGCGCAACTGGCTTGAAGCAGGTTGGTACCCGCCGCCGTAGCTTTCCAGATAAGGACACTGCAGCAGGTTGAACGCGGTGTAGCCAGGGTCTCACAGGTGTTCAAGCAAAGGGATCAACTGCTGAATACCGGAGGGATGCTCGAAATTCAAGCGTCAGGGCAAGAGCCGCTCACGTAGCCAGAATCGAAAAGCTTTGACAAGTGCGGTGTCGTTTTCTTCGCTATGTTGCTGAAGAAATTGAGCAAGTTCCGATAGATTCAAAAAAGAAAATGCTGCACTGTATTCTATTTCTTGATAAGCAATCTTTGCAGGATCAAGACAATAGGCAATCAGCGAACCGTTCCGGTAGCGCCAGACCTCCGGAACACCCATCGCAGCGTAGACGCCCAGACGATCGAGAGAACTACTCGTGACATCGATCTCGATGACGAGATCGGGGGCGGGCTCGTCAGGGAGACTGACCTGCGTTTTTCCTGCCACCGCCTCTGCGCTTTGAATGTAAAAACATTCGTCCGGTTGCAGCCCCCGATCGAGATCCTGGCGTTTGAGCGTCGTCGAACCGGCTGCAACCAGGGCCAGATCCAGCTCTTCGGTGAGCGCAGCGACGATGCGAGCGAGGCGCTTTTTGAGACGCTCGTGGTTGAATGACGGGCTCACCAGCTCCAGATTTCCCCGGTCGTAGGTGACACGGATCGGTCGCTCACCGACGATCGCGAGCAGGGATTGATAGTTCTCCCAGGTCGTGCCGGTGAGGAGAAAGGCTTGGGGCTGCGTAACTGAAAGAGTACCCATTGGCGGTAGCTCAACTGCCCCGGTTCCAGACGGCGGCGCTGTAGCACGACCAGATGTGCATGATCCAGCCCAGGGTACCGAAGCTTACCACCCAGAGCAGGCCGCCCAGCACAAGATGCAAGAAGGCGGTCAAAAGACGACCCTGGGTAAGCTGGCCCAGGCCCGGTATAAAAAAGCTCAGTGCCGCAGCGAGGACGTTACCCGCACTTCCCTGTCCTGCCATCTTTCGCGCTCCAATGTCAGGCTTTCAATTCCAATGTAGCGACCCTGCGGGTCGATTGGGATGAACCATCACCCCGGTTTGGGAAAAATCGGACACAGAAAGACGACGGGCGGACGATTCGGTTTTGCAAGTAGAGAGGGAAGCAGTATGGAACTACTTCCCGGCAGGGTTGCACTTATCCCACCCCATCTTACTGAGTTTTCAAGCTTCGATACTCGTTTGAGCATATATAGTTTATGCTTATAAGATTCATTGTTTCTGTTTAACCTCGCTCTACTTCCGCTTCGGGCTGCAGGTAGGCGGCGAAGCGTTGGGTAAACGAGCCGTCGATGATAGCGGCGCGCAGTTCGGCGCTGAAGCGGCTGAGGGTGGCAATGTTGTGAATCGAAAGCAGGGTCATGGCGAGAATCTCGCCGCTGCGCACCAGATGGCTCAAATAGGCGCGGCTGAAGTGGCGGCAGGTGTAGCAGGGACAGTGGGTATCGAGGGGTGCAAAGTCGCGGCGGAACTGGGCGTTTTTGAGGTTGATGCGCCGATCGCCGGTGGCATTTATAAGTAGGGCGCTGCCGTGGCGGGCGACGCGGGTGGGCATGACGCAATCAAACAGATCGACGCCCACCGCCGCCGCCTGGGCAAGCTCGCGGAAAGTACCTACGCCCATCAAATAGCGCGGTTTGTGCTCCGGCAGCAGCGGGGCGGTGACGCGCACGACCTTTTCGATGAGCATCCCTGGTTCACCGACGCTCACCCCGCCGATGGCGTAGCCGGGCAGGTCGGCTGATGCGAGTACTTCGGCGCAGTGGGCGCGCAGATCGGGCCAGACGCCTCCTTGAACGATGCCAAAGAGAGCCTGATCGCTGCGGCGGTGGGCCGCCAGGCAGCGCTCGAACCAGTGCAATGTGCGCGTCACTGCCCGCTCGACTGCCGATCGCTCAGCCGGATAGGGCGGGCACTCGTCGAAGGCCATCGCCACGTCCGCCCCGAGGGCGTTCTGAACGGCCATCGCGTACTCGGGGGTAAAGCGCACCAGGCTGCCGCTTCTGGGTTCGCGAAAGGTTACCCCGTCATCGTCGATCGTCCGCAGGCTGCTCAGGCTGAAGACCTGAAATCCCCCTGAGTCGGTGAGGATCGGGCCGGGCCACTGCATGAAGTGGTGCAGGCCGCCCGCCTCAGCGACGATCTCAGCTCCTGGCTGCAGGCTGAGGTGGTAGGTGTTGGCCAGAATCATCTGGGCACCGGCCTCGACCAGTTGGGCGGGGGTGAGGGTCTTTACCGTCGCCTGGGTGCCCACCGGCATAAAGCAGGGGGTAGTCACAGGCCCGTGAAGCGTCTGGAAGGTAGCGGCTCGCGCCGCTCCCAGGCGGTGTTCGATGTGAAAACTAAATAAACTAGCCGTCAAGATCGTCGTCGTCGTCGTCCCAGTCCTCGCTCAGGCGCGAGGATTCGAGCAGGACTTCCTCGACGACCGAGCGCAGGCCGGTATTGAGGCGATGGCGAATCGTGTGGGTCGGCTCCTCGCTGTCGCGCTCTTCGAGCGGGTCGGTAGCCGGGATGAGCCGGACGATGCGCCCTTCTTGAATCAAGTTGAACTGGGGGCGCTCGTCGCTGGGCCAGTCGAGCCTGAGACAGTCGAAGCTGTTGACGTTGAGGTAGATGGTGCGGTTGGCGATCATCGTGGCACCGGCGGGATCGCTGAAGACTTCCATGATGTAGGCTTCACCGCAGCGGCGGACCTGACCGTCCTGGATGTCCATGTAGCTGACCCTGCCCAGATCTTCGAGGACTCGAATCATGTCTTGTTTGTTGACAACGAGCCCGACATCGACGATGCAGGGAGGTGCAGGCTGGTGCTTACTCATTCGTTTAGCCTCAGGAGGATCGTCGCCGGCAGAACCAGCGGTCCAAGCTTGTGCCCTACTGCACAGTATATCCAGAGGGCTCGGGAAAATGACAAATGATCGCCAACTTTTCGAGCAAGAGCGAAACGCGGTTCATTCCGTTACAGTGGTTTACGGAACCACGAGCGTCAAACCTCAAATAGTTGAGCAGGGGGAGTGAGCGGATGGGACGGAACCATGCGCATCGCAGTTGATGCGATGGGCGGAGATTACGCCCCGCAGGAGATCGTCGCCGGTGCCTTGCTGGCGCGTGCGCAGTTGGGAGTGGAGATTGTCCTGGTAGGCGACGCCCAGGCGGTGGCGCGCGAACTGAGAAAGCTCAACGCCGCCCAACTCGTCGAGATCATCGACGCCCCCGAGCAGGTGCGCATGGACGAGGAACCGACTGCCGTGCGCCGCAAGCGCAAATCCTCGATCGTGATCACGATGGATCTGGTCAAACAGGGCAAAGCCGATGCGGCGGTGGCTGCCGGTAACACCGGAGCGGCGATGGCGGCGGCCCTGCTGCAGATTGGCCGCCTGGGAGGCATCGACCGGCCTGCGATCGGGGCGCTGTTACCGACTTTGAAGCTGGGCAAGCGGGTGCTGCTCCTTGATGCCGGGGCGAACACCGATTGCCGGGCGCGCTTTCTCGAACAGTTTGCCCTGATGGGTGCGCTCTACAGCCGCTACGCCCTCGGGGTCGAAAGACCGCAGGTGGGCCTGCTCAATATTGGCGAGGAGCGCGGCAAGGGCAACGAGACGGTAGCAGAAGCCTACGAATTGATTCACAAGAATCCGAACATCCCCTTTGCCGGGAACTGCGAGGGGCGCGATGTGATGACTGGCCAGTTCGATGTCGTCGTCTGCGATGGCTTCGTGGGCAATATCCTGCTCAAATTTGCCGAAGGGGTGGGCCTGGTGGCACTCCAGATTCTCAAAGAAGAACTACCCCGTGGCTTTACCGGCAAAATCGGCACCGCCGTCATGCAGGACAACCTGCGCCAGGTCAAGCAGCGCATGGACTACGCCGCCTACGGCGGTGGCTTGCTTTTGGGCATCAACGGCGTCTGCATCATCGCCCACGGTTCCTCAAAGGCCGAGGGCATCCTCAGCGCCATCCGACTTGCCAAGGAGGCGGTCGATAACCGCGTGCTCGAACGCATTCTGCAGCAATCAGGCAGCAATTGAACCTGAAAACCAGTCGCCCCTGCAGAAGAGGTCTGCAGGGGCGTCCCGGCGAATCTGGATATTCCGCAGTCTTGACTGCCGGAAGGAAACTCTCTAGAGAGCAGCAGCTCCGGCGCACAGCCGACTGTTTGCGGTCCGAAGATTCAGGCTACTATCAGGTATACTCATCGGCACCACCTCCCTCTCCCTATCTGGTGAGTGTAAAGTTCTCCAACACTATAACTGACTGGCCCTGCAGGTGCAACCCCCTTCATAAATTACCGCTCGTAGGGCATGATTAGAGGCGGACATTTTTCAGCCGCCTTCCATGCGTTATCTTCTCGCTCTGGTATTTTCGCTTGCCCTATCCACGCTTCCCGTTGCCGCTCAAAGTAGTCTCGACGGCTGGCTTTCGAGCTTTCGAGCGAGGGTGGCCACCCAGTGGAAAGCGCCCACCAACCAGCAAAAGCCAGTCGTCCTGGAAGTGCGGATCAACCGCGCCGGTCTGATCCGGGGTTTGAGCTTGACCACTTCCTCCGGCGACACCGAGGTGGACAAGGCGGCAGCCGATGCCGTGCGCAGCGCCGTTCCTTTTAATCCCCTGCCGGAGGAGTCGGAGGTGCTGCAGGCGCAGGTGGAGCTGACCCTGGCACCGGGAGCCACACCCGCTGCCACTGTCCAGCCGCGAAATGTGTTTTTGGGAGTAGAGACCAGCCGGATTCCTGCCCAGGATGGCAAGCCCGAAAAAGTCTACGTGAGCGGTGCCACCTGTCCGTCCGCTGAGCAGGCAAAGCTCAGGCCAAACGATCGGATCGTTGCCCTGGCAGGTCAGCCCGTCAAAGCAGGCAGCGACATCCGTACCATTCTCGTAACCCACAAACCCCACGAGACGATCACTGTCCGCATCGAGCGCAACGACGCTGAATTTGACCTGCCCCTGCAACTGTGCGGCGTAGAAGTGCATCTTCCGGTTCTGCAACCGGAGCCTATCCCAGCAAAGCTGACAAAACTCGAAGCGCTGCCGCCCTCCAACCTGCTCAAAGCCGAGCAGGTCTTTGGCTGGGGCAACGTGCTCGGGGCAGACCTCCAGCAGGGAACGCTCGCGGTTGTCGTTGGAGCGCAGCCCGGCGAAGAGGTGCTGAAGGCAGCGAGTACGAAGCTCTTCGAGCAGGTCCGATCCGGCGATGTCCGCAACCTGCAGGTTCAGGTCGAGACCGCCGACAGTGAGCGCGCCTGGCAGGCAAAAACAGATGGCACGGCGATCGCGATTACCAGACACCCGCCGGACTGGCAGAGTGCGCCCCTGCGCCTCAAGGCCGGAACTGTTTTACCGGTGCGCCTGGACATCCAGAACATCAAAGATATACGCCAGGGAGACACCATCGCCGTCACCGGCAAGATTCTCGACGACGTGCTCGATCGCAACGGCGTCCCCCTGGTGCGCTCCGGAACAGTCGTGGCCGGCAAGATGGTCACCACCCCGCCCTTCGGTCACCGGCTGGTCCTCGAAACAATCGGCAAAGCCAAAACACCGATCAGCGCCGAATCGGAGGTCTTACCGGCGCGGGAAGTGCTCCTGGATCGCAGCGGTTCCGTCAAGGCTGCCTTTGCCTCGTTGCTCTACGGCGGCCAGGTCGTCGGCGTCTCGATCAAGCAGCCCCTCAGCTTCCAGCCCGATCCGCCGGAGCGGGTTTTGAAATTGCCCGCTCCCGCTGAGGATGTGGGTGCTGCAGTCGCCCAACCGACGGCGAAGCGCGGACTCGAACTGTACAACGAGGGCGTCGCAGCGGCATCCCGGCAAGATTGGAATAAAGCGATCGACACTTTCAAGCTCTCGCTGGCAAACTTTCCCTCGCGCAACGCCCGCGAAGCTCTGGGCTGGAGCTACGAGCGGCGGGCCGAAAAATTGCTCAACCTCGACAACGTTCCGCCGGCAATCGGAGATCTTGAGCGCGCCGTTCACCTGCAGGCCAAAGTATCCAATAGCCTGCTGCTGCTGGCGAGCGCCTATCAGGCCCTCATCGACGAAGCGGGTGCCTCGATCGGGGAGGATCAGCTCGCCTACTACCGCCACCACGCGACGATCTACGGTCTGGCGCTGCCGGACTACTCCAACCGCCTGGTGGGACTTTTTGCTCAAGAACCCGCCCCGGCACCGGCCCAGGGAGCGGATTACCTCGACAACGTTCTGTATCTATTTGGCAAGTCCGGAACGGCGACCCGGCAGGTGACGGTCCGCTTCGATCGCCAGCCGATCAAAGTCTATATAGCCGCTGCTCCGAGTCCCGAGTACGACGAGGCCACCTGGCGGGCCGTCAAAACCTGGGAAGAGTTGAGCGATGGCACCGTGCGCTTTGAGCGGGTGAATCAATCGACCGACGCCGATATTACCGTCGTCTACTCTTACTTTTTGCTCAGAGGGATCGCCGGATACACCGACTACGCTCTGAGCAGTTTCGACCCCCGCGCCTTCGGCAGCCGTATGGCCGCTCCCCTCGTCAACATCA harbors:
- the tgt gene encoding tRNA guanosine(34) transglycosylase Tgt: MTASLFSFHIEHRLGAARAATFQTLHGPVTTPCFMPVGTQATVKTLTPAQLVEAGAQMILANTYHLSLQPGAEIVAEAGGLHHFMQWPGPILTDSGGFQVFSLSSLRTIDDDGVTFREPRSGSLVRFTPEYAMAVQNALGADVAMAFDECPPYPAERSAVERAVTRTLHWFERCLAAHRRSDQALFGIVQGGVWPDLRAHCAEVLASADLPGYAIGGVSVGEPGMLIEKVVRVTAPLLPEHKPRYLMGVGTFRELAQAAAVGVDLFDCVMPTRVARHGSALLINATGDRRINLKNAQFRRDFAPLDTHCPCYTCRHFSRAYLSHLVRSGEILAMTLLSIHNIATLSRFSAELRAAIIDGSFTQRFAAYLQPEAEVERG
- the plsX gene encoding phosphate acyltransferase PlsX, with protein sequence MRIAVDAMGGDYAPQEIVAGALLARAQLGVEIVLVGDAQAVARELRKLNAAQLVEIIDAPEQVRMDEEPTAVRRKRKSSIVITMDLVKQGKADAAVAAGNTGAAMAAALLQIGRLGGIDRPAIGALLPTLKLGKRVLLLDAGANTDCRARFLEQFALMGALYSRYALGVERPQVGLLNIGEERGKGNETVAEAYELIHKNPNIPFAGNCEGRDVMTGQFDVVVCDGFVGNILLKFAEGVGLVALQILKEELPRGFTGKIGTAVMQDNLRQVKQRMDYAAYGGGLLLGINGVCIIAHGSSKAEGILSAIRLAKEAVDNRVLERILQQSGSN
- a CDS encoding TonB family protein, coding for MRYLLALVFSLALSTLPVAAQSSLDGWLSSFRARVATQWKAPTNQQKPVVLEVRINRAGLIRGLSLTTSSGDTEVDKAAADAVRSAVPFNPLPEESEVLQAQVELTLAPGATPAATVQPRNVFLGVETSRIPAQDGKPEKVYVSGATCPSAEQAKLRPNDRIVALAGQPVKAGSDIRTILVTHKPHETITVRIERNDAEFDLPLQLCGVEVHLPVLQPEPIPAKLTKLEALPPSNLLKAEQVFGWGNVLGADLQQGTLAVVVGAQPGEEVLKAASTKLFEQVRSGDVRNLQVQVETADSERAWQAKTDGTAIAITRHPPDWQSAPLRLKAGTVLPVRLDIQNIKDIRQGDTIAVTGKILDDVLDRNGVPLVRSGTVVAGKMVTTPPFGHRLVLETIGKAKTPISAESEVLPAREVLLDRSGSVKAAFASLLYGGQVVGVSIKQPLSFQPDPPERVLKLPAPAEDVGAAVAQPTAKRGLELYNEGVAAASRQDWNKAIDTFKLSLANFPSRNAREALGWSYERRAEKLLNLDNVPPAIGDLERAVHLQAKVSNSLLLLASAYQALIDEAGASIGEDQLAYYRHHATIYGLALPDYSNRLVGLFAQEPAPAPAQGADYLDNVLYLFGKSGTATRQVTVRFDRQPIKVYIAAAPSPEYDEATWRAVKTWEELSDGTVRFERVNQSTDADITVVYSYFLLRGIAGYTDYALSSFDPRAFGSRMAAPLVNINLYYPLRLRPEGRLKLFGAVAAHEFGHALGMYGHSDSIDDLMYPSVHGATGPSARDIATLKKLYERRVDITRP